The following proteins are co-located in the Brachybacterium sacelli genome:
- a CDS encoding dipeptide/oligopeptide/nickel ABC transporter permease/ATP-binding protein, whose protein sequence is MRPKLGSRLRAVSGSPLAPLTSLPWPSRLAVGFLVVLALVALCAPLVAPYSPLRSGTPVLPPSAENWLGTDAIGRDIFSRIVYGARSSLLIGLASTVAALIAAMVLGSFAATASKLPSEILMRALDVIMSFPGISLAAVFVAVFGTSLPVLIFAIGFLYVPQLARIVRANVLSQFGEDYVAASQVMGASTPWILVKHVARNCIAPIMVFATVLVADAIVLEASLSFINAGVQPPAPSWGNILADGKQLLLSGYWWPTFFPGLAILLTVLALNILSEGLTDAMASPRIRSKADVEADEEAMLDAEGTAGAAGRDGDDGAAGADGADGSGGAPRHEVLGAVGEQTSHRLLVDSLAALRRAELTRPERPVVDESLPPLLRVEDLHISFPEAHGEIDILDGISFEVRPGETMGLVGESGSGKSVASLAVMGLLPSTARISGTVELDGVDLLSLPSKQLNALRGHEIAMIYQDALSSLNLSMLIRSQMAQLTRRGGTRSAEELLELVGLEPERTLSAYPHELSGGQRQRVLIAMALTRDPKLVIADEPTTALDVTVQKQVVDLLNRLREELGFAMVFVSHDLALVAQLAHRVTVMYAGQVIEQGATHEMLIDPRHEYTRGLLGSVLSIESGAERLHQVAGTVPSPRDFADGDRFAPRSLDPAADPTQRPELLEIGTSGHRVASTGAVPAPLEGDLR, encoded by the coding sequence ATGCGACCGAAGCTCGGATCCCGTCTCCGGGCCGTCAGCGGCAGCCCGCTGGCGCCCCTCACCTCCCTGCCCTGGCCCAGCCGCCTCGCCGTCGGCTTCCTGGTGGTGCTGGCCCTGGTGGCGCTCTGCGCCCCGCTCGTCGCGCCGTACAGCCCGCTGAGGAGCGGCACCCCCGTGCTGCCGCCGAGCGCCGAGAACTGGCTGGGTACGGACGCCATCGGCCGCGACATATTCTCCCGGATCGTCTACGGCGCCCGTTCCTCCCTGCTGATCGGCCTGGCCTCGACGGTGGCCGCCCTGATCGCCGCGATGGTGCTGGGCTCCTTCGCCGCCACCGCCTCGAAGCTGCCCTCCGAGATCCTGATGCGGGCGCTCGACGTGATCATGTCGTTCCCCGGCATCTCCCTGGCCGCCGTGTTCGTGGCCGTCTTCGGCACTTCGCTGCCGGTGCTGATCTTCGCAATCGGCTTCCTCTACGTGCCGCAGCTGGCCCGCATCGTCCGCGCCAACGTGCTCTCGCAGTTCGGCGAGGACTACGTGGCGGCCTCCCAGGTGATGGGCGCCTCCACCCCCTGGATCCTGGTCAAGCACGTGGCCCGCAACTGCATCGCCCCGATCATGGTGTTCGCGACCGTGCTGGTCGCCGATGCGATCGTGCTCGAGGCCTCGCTGTCCTTCATCAACGCGGGCGTCCAGCCGCCGGCGCCCTCCTGGGGCAACATCCTGGCCGACGGCAAGCAGCTGCTGCTGTCGGGCTACTGGTGGCCGACGTTCTTCCCGGGACTGGCGATCCTGCTGACCGTGCTCGCCCTGAACATCCTCTCCGAGGGGCTCACCGACGCCATGGCCAGCCCGCGGATCCGCTCGAAGGCCGACGTCGAGGCCGACGAGGAGGCGATGCTCGACGCGGAGGGGACCGCGGGAGCCGCGGGGCGCGACGGAGACGACGGAGCCGCGGGGGCCGACGGGGCCGACGGATCTGGCGGAGCCCCGCGTCACGAGGTGCTCGGGGCGGTCGGCGAGCAGACCTCGCACCGGCTGCTGGTCGACTCCCTCGCCGCCCTGCGCCGGGCGGAGCTCACCCGGCCGGAGCGCCCCGTGGTCGATGAGTCCCTGCCCCCGCTGCTGCGGGTCGAGGACCTGCACATCTCCTTCCCGGAGGCCCATGGCGAGATCGACATCCTCGACGGGATCTCCTTCGAGGTCCGTCCGGGCGAGACCATGGGCCTGGTCGGCGAGTCCGGCTCCGGCAAGTCCGTGGCCTCCCTGGCGGTGATGGGGCTGCTGCCCAGCACCGCGCGCATCAGCGGCACGGTCGAGCTCGATGGCGTCGACCTGCTGTCGCTGCCGTCGAAGCAGCTCAACGCCCTGCGCGGCCATGAGATCGCGATGATCTACCAGGACGCACTGAGCTCGCTGAACCTCTCGATGCTGATCCGCTCCCAGATGGCGCAGTTGACCCGCCGCGGCGGGACCCGCAGCGCCGAGGAGCTGCTCGAGCTGGTGGGGCTGGAGCCCGAGCGCACCCTGTCGGCCTACCCGCACGAGCTCTCGGGCGGCCAGCGGCAGCGCGTGCTCATCGCCATGGCCCTGACCCGCGACCCGAAGCTGGTGATCGCCGACGAGCCGACCACCGCCCTCGACGTCACCGTGCAGAAGCAGGTCGTGGACCTGCTGAACCGTCTGCGCGAGGAGCTCGGCTTCGCGATGGTCTTCGTCAGCCACGACCTGGCGCTGGTCGCCCAGCTCGCCCATCGCGTGACGGTCATGTACGCCGGGCAGGTGATCGAGCAGGGTGCCACCCACGAGATGCTCATCGACCCGCGCCACGAGTACACCCGGGGCCTGCTGGGATCGGTGCTGTCGATCGAGTCCGGGGCCGAGCGGCTCCACCAGGTCGCCGGTACCGTCCCGTCCCCGCGGGACTTCGCCGACGGCGACCGCTTCGCGCCTCGCTCGTTGGACCCGGCTGCCGATCCCACCCAGCGCCCGGAGCTGTTGGAGATCGGCACCTCCGGTCACCGCGTGGCCAGCACCGGGGCCGTCCCTGCTCCCCTCGAAGGAGACCTGCGATGA
- a CDS encoding ABC transporter permease, with the protein MSQLVRLIGRRLISLPIMILGVALLVFVIMSFSPSDPARLALGESASLDALEQYRERNGLNDPLWLRYFTFVAGLLRGDLGTTSGNAPVTEVVAQAFPITLQLTFLGLLIAIVISAVLGVLAALFRDGWVDQIIRVFSIASLATPSFWLAILMIQWVGEVPGGWGMFPALVTRWVPLTEDPATYLRNIALPALALGVPVAGSLIRVVRTAMVEELDRDYVRTAVGAGVPYPIVVSRNVLRNALITPVTVLGLRVGYLMGGATIIEIIFNIQAMGQLILDGVTRNDVFLVQGVTLVVAIAFIVVNIAVDVLYVLINPRIRSI; encoded by the coding sequence GTGTCCCAACTCGTCCGACTGATCGGACGGCGTCTGATCTCGCTGCCGATCATGATCCTCGGCGTCGCCCTGCTGGTGTTCGTCATCATGTCGTTCTCGCCCTCGGACCCCGCCCGCCTCGCGCTCGGGGAATCCGCCTCGCTGGACGCACTGGAGCAGTATCGCGAGCGCAACGGCCTGAACGATCCGCTCTGGCTGCGATACTTCACCTTCGTCGCGGGGCTGCTCCGCGGTGACCTCGGGACGACCAGCGGCAACGCCCCCGTCACCGAGGTCGTCGCCCAGGCCTTCCCGATCACGTTGCAGCTGACCTTCCTGGGCCTGCTCATCGCCATCGTGATCTCCGCCGTGCTCGGCGTGCTGGCGGCCCTGTTCCGCGACGGCTGGGTCGACCAGATCATCCGCGTCTTCTCCATCGCCTCGCTCGCGACGCCCTCGTTCTGGCTGGCCATCCTCATGATCCAGTGGGTCGGCGAGGTGCCCGGCGGTTGGGGGATGTTCCCGGCCCTGGTGACCAGATGGGTGCCCCTGACCGAGGATCCGGCCACCTATCTGCGCAACATCGCGCTGCCGGCGCTCGCCCTCGGGGTCCCCGTCGCCGGCTCGCTGATCCGCGTGGTCCGCACCGCGATGGTCGAGGAGCTGGACCGCGACTACGTGCGCACCGCGGTCGGCGCCGGCGTCCCCTACCCGATCGTGGTCAGCCGCAACGTGCTGCGCAACGCCCTGATCACCCCGGTGACCGTCCTCGGGCTGCGCGTCGGCTATCTCATGGGCGGCGCGACGATCATCGAGATCATCTTCAACATCCAGGCGATGGGCCAGCTCATCCTCGACGGCGTCACCCGCAACGACGTGTTCCTCGTGCAGGGCGTGACCCTCGTGGTCGCGATCGCCTTCATCGTCGTGAACATCGCCGTGGACGTGCTGTACGTCCTCATCAACCCCCGCATCAGGAGCATCTGA
- a CDS encoding ABC transporter substrate-binding protein gives MSWQIIPDAATRTNALQSQTVQVMDSVPYLSIEQLEGTDDVESVGGFGLLFAMFNNAPGNPFHDVKNRQAFLYAIDVYKVIETGLSGQATAASCFVQPEHPNYKEASTVYSLDAEKAKALFEETGLTSFRMLVTDHGWVQQCTPIIQESLTALGIEVTFEQKQSADAYNTIDTNPDAYDVMIAPGDPSVFGNDPDLLMRWWYGNDVWTDSRMHWKGEGAYDEVQELLTQGLGTADVAEQEKVWGQLFDLLSQEVPLYPLFHRKSPTAWDGTTLVDFTPISLTGLSLLEVATTEPA, from the coding sequence ATGAGCTGGCAGATCATCCCCGACGCGGCCACCCGCACCAATGCGCTGCAGTCCCAGACGGTGCAGGTCATGGACTCGGTGCCCTACTTGTCGATCGAGCAGCTCGAGGGCACCGATGACGTCGAGTCCGTCGGCGGCTTCGGGCTGCTGTTCGCGATGTTCAACAATGCCCCGGGCAACCCCTTCCACGACGTGAAGAACCGTCAGGCATTCCTCTACGCGATCGACGTGTACAAGGTCATCGAGACCGGTCTGAGCGGGCAGGCGACGGCGGCGAGCTGCTTCGTCCAGCCCGAGCACCCGAACTACAAGGAGGCCTCCACGGTCTACTCCCTCGATGCGGAGAAGGCCAAGGCCCTGTTCGAGGAGACCGGGCTGACCTCCTTCCGGATGCTGGTCACCGACCACGGCTGGGTCCAGCAGTGCACGCCGATCATCCAGGAATCGCTGACGGCCCTCGGCATCGAGGTCACCTTCGAGCAGAAGCAGTCTGCCGACGCGTACAACACTATCGACACGAACCCCGATGCCTACGACGTGATGATCGCCCCCGGCGACCCCTCGGTGTTCGGCAACGACCCCGATCTGCTCATGCGCTGGTGGTACGGCAACGACGTCTGGACCGACAGCCGCATGCACTGGAAGGGCGAGGGCGCCTACGACGAGGTCCAAGAGCTGCTGACGCAGGGACTGGGCACCGCGGACGTCGCCGAACAGGAGAAGGTCTGGGGCCAGCTGTTCGACCTGCTCTCGCAGGAGGTGCCGCTGTACCCGCTGTTCCACCGCAAGTCGCCCACGGCCTGGGACGGCACCACCCTGGTCGACTTCACGCCGATCTCGCTGACAGGGCTGAGCCTGCTCGAGGTCGCCACCACCGAACCCGCCTGA
- a CDS encoding ABC transporter substrate-binding protein encodes MNTNSIGRFGRRGFLRSSATLAGAAGIVAGIGACAPRDSGSGGEASDGGGAPAGEADPNGHLTAAISYELGTNGYDPMTTSAALTVAVNWHALEGLTELHPVTREVYAALATEVPGADGTSVDVTLRDGAVFHDGSPVTTDDVVFSFERVLDPDNASLYAQFIPFIEGVEAKDDSTVTFSLATPTGVFAERLSTVKIVPRAAVEADPKAFDSRPVGTGPWTMTDGGASSKIVEFERFDDYTGPCPRRPPP; translated from the coding sequence GTGAACACGAACTCCATCGGCCGGTTCGGCCGACGCGGATTCCTCCGCAGCTCCGCCACCCTCGCCGGCGCCGCCGGGATCGTCGCGGGCATCGGTGCCTGCGCTCCGCGGGATTCCGGCTCCGGCGGCGAGGCCTCCGACGGTGGCGGCGCGCCCGCCGGCGAGGCGGACCCGAACGGCCACCTCACCGCCGCCATCAGTTACGAGCTGGGGACCAACGGCTACGACCCGATGACCACGTCGGCCGCCCTGACCGTCGCCGTCAACTGGCACGCCCTCGAGGGCCTGACCGAGCTGCATCCCGTCACCCGCGAGGTGTACGCGGCGCTGGCCACCGAGGTCCCCGGCGCCGACGGCACTAGCGTCGACGTCACGCTGCGCGACGGGGCTGTCTTCCACGACGGCTCCCCGGTGACCACCGACGACGTCGTCTTCTCCTTCGAGCGGGTGCTGGACCCGGACAACGCCTCCCTGTACGCGCAGTTCATCCCCTTCATCGAAGGCGTCGAGGCGAAGGACGACTCCACCGTCACCTTCTCCCTCGCCACTCCGACCGGCGTCTTCGCCGAGCGGCTGTCGACGGTGAAGATCGTGCCGCGGGCCGCGGTCGAGGCCGATCCGAAGGCGTTCGACTCCCGGCCCGTGGGCACCGGCCCCTGGACGATGACCGACGGCGGTGCCTCCTCCAAGATCGTCGAGTTCGAGCGCTTCGACGACTACACCGGCCCCTGCCCGCGAAGGCCGCCACCATGA
- a CDS encoding FadR/GntR family transcriptional regulator, whose product MVRIKGAGSSAVERIQELILAEGLVPGDPMPTETALCERLETSRSSVREAMRTLASLDIVEVRHGHGTFVGQLSLSPLVNGLIFRARLDDGNDLRALREVVELRIAIDLSVADQLVDLYRGTVNPELEALVEQMRELAAQGEPFPEADAAFHGALFADLPNGLLRQLAQAFWEIHTTAVPMLGVAPAEDILDTVEAHRAMLVALEAGDAEAYRAAVHEHYRPLGRTLDAAAEAGRTAALS is encoded by the coding sequence ATGGTTCGCATCAAGGGGGCGGGCAGCAGCGCCGTCGAGCGCATCCAGGAGCTCATCCTGGCCGAGGGACTCGTGCCGGGTGATCCGATGCCCACCGAGACCGCGCTGTGCGAGCGGCTGGAGACCTCGCGCTCCTCCGTGCGCGAGGCGATGCGCACGCTCGCCTCGCTGGACATCGTCGAGGTGCGGCACGGGCACGGCACCTTCGTGGGGCAGCTCTCGCTCTCCCCGCTGGTCAACGGTCTGATCTTCCGCGCGCGACTGGACGACGGCAACGACCTGCGGGCCCTGCGGGAGGTGGTGGAGCTGCGCATCGCCATCGACCTCTCCGTCGCCGACCAGCTCGTCGATCTCTACCGCGGCACCGTCAATCCCGAGCTCGAGGCTCTGGTCGAGCAGATGAGGGAGCTGGCGGCACAGGGCGAACCGTTCCCGGAGGCCGACGCGGCCTTCCACGGCGCCCTGTTCGCGGATCTGCCCAACGGGCTGCTGCGTCAGCTCGCCCAGGCGTTCTGGGAGATCCACACGACCGCGGTCCCGATGCTGGGCGTCGCCCCCGCGGAGGACATCCTGGACACCGTCGAGGCCCACCGGGCGATGCTGGTGGCCCTCGAGGCCGGTGACGCGGAGGCCTACCGCGCGGCCGTCCACGAGCACTATCGTCCGCTGGGGCGCACCCTCGACGCGGCCGCGGAGGCCGGACGGACCGCTGCCCTCTCGTGA
- a CDS encoding aminoglycoside phosphotransferase family protein, with protein MREAEILALVQERPWAAAPWAQDLVTEFPARLQAVRERWDLTVTGALPAGAGLPVLEVLQGGAGGRSRRAVLKLDGAGAGVDQQARILEAAEGHGYVRLLDHDPARGAMLLERLGPTLAETTPDPVAQTDVLAGLLEQAWELPLEVGASFAPDQKARSLLELVEAAPDQVASSRHGAVLSRARELALSLAASPAPRQVVVHGDPHASNALAREGAQVLIDPDGFRCEPEYDAGVVLRDHQQWIDDLERAEGAGAGRRWHTELVGRLARRLELEPERIAAWAHLERVTTGIHLGRLGYAEESEAWLRTAARVLT; from the coding sequence GTGAGAGAGGCCGAGATCCTGGCCCTGGTCCAGGAGCGTCCCTGGGCCGCTGCGCCGTGGGCACAGGACCTGGTCACGGAGTTCCCCGCGCGGCTGCAGGCGGTGCGCGAGCGCTGGGACCTGACCGTGACCGGCGCGCTGCCGGCGGGCGCGGGGCTGCCGGTGCTGGAGGTGCTGCAGGGCGGTGCCGGCGGTCGGAGCCGCCGCGCGGTCCTCAAGCTCGACGGCGCCGGTGCCGGCGTCGACCAGCAGGCACGGATCCTGGAGGCGGCCGAGGGGCACGGCTACGTACGGCTGCTGGACCACGATCCCGCGCGGGGCGCGATGCTGCTGGAACGCCTCGGACCCACGCTGGCGGAGACGACACCTGATCCCGTCGCCCAGACCGACGTACTCGCCGGGCTGCTCGAACAGGCCTGGGAGCTGCCGCTGGAGGTGGGGGCGTCCTTCGCCCCGGATCAGAAGGCGCGATCTCTGCTCGAGCTCGTCGAGGCTGCGCCCGACCAGGTCGCCTCCTCACGCCACGGCGCGGTCCTCAGCCGTGCCCGGGAGCTGGCGCTCTCGCTGGCGGCCTCCCCGGCCCCTCGCCAGGTGGTGGTCCATGGTGATCCGCATGCCTCGAACGCCCTGGCGCGGGAGGGGGCCCAGGTACTGATCGACCCGGACGGATTCCGGTGCGAGCCCGAGTACGACGCCGGGGTCGTCCTGCGCGACCACCAGCAGTGGATCGACGACCTCGAGCGGGCCGAGGGTGCGGGGGCCGGCAGGCGGTGGCACACGGAGCTCGTCGGCCGACTCGCCCGGCGGCTCGAGCTGGAACCGGAGCGGATCGCGGCCTGGGCGCATCTGGAGCGCGTCACCACCGGGATACACCTGGGCCGTCTCGGATACGCCGAGGAGAGCGAGGCGTGGCTGCGCACGGCGGCACGGGTGCTGACGTGA
- the msrA gene encoding peptide-methionine (S)-S-oxide reductase MsrA — protein MWQMMDLLYAHKKDMVAPEDALPGRDRYPYPLEREHLVLGTDMLGPDSPTDPRPWPEGTEEIILAGGCFWGIERIAWQIPGVHTTSSGYAGGFTPHPTYEEVFSAQTGHAEAVRVIYSGGEETLRALLTQFWQQHDPTTANRQGNDVGTEYRSAVYWTSDAQAEVVRDSVARYQQALDEAGRGRITTELSALAEAGDGVYYTAEPVHQQYLHAQPGGYCNHGFNGVACSLG, from the coding sequence ATGTGGCAGATGATGGATCTCCTGTACGCGCACAAGAAGGACATGGTCGCGCCGGAGGACGCCCTGCCCGGCCGAGACCGCTACCCCTATCCCCTCGAGCGCGAGCATCTCGTGCTGGGTACCGACATGCTCGGCCCCGACTCCCCCACGGACCCCCGCCCCTGGCCCGAGGGCACCGAGGAGATCATCCTGGCGGGCGGCTGCTTCTGGGGGATCGAGCGCATCGCCTGGCAGATTCCCGGTGTGCACACGACGTCCTCGGGATACGCCGGCGGCTTCACGCCGCATCCCACCTACGAGGAGGTCTTCTCCGCGCAGACCGGCCACGCCGAGGCGGTGCGCGTCATCTACTCCGGTGGGGAGGAGACCCTTCGTGCCCTGCTCACACAGTTCTGGCAGCAGCACGACCCGACCACGGCGAATCGGCAGGGCAACGACGTGGGCACCGAGTACCGAAGCGCCGTGTACTGGACGTCGGACGCCCAGGCCGAGGTGGTCCGCGATTCCGTCGCGCGCTATCAGCAGGCCCTCGACGAGGCAGGTCGCGGCCGCATCACCACCGAGCTGAGCGCGCTGGCCGAGGCCGGTGACGGTGTCTACTACACCGCCGAGCCCGTGCACCAGCAGTACCTGCACGCCCAGCCCGGCGGTTACTGCAACCACGGTTTCAACGGCGTGGCCTGCTCCCTGGGCTGA
- a CDS encoding DUF222 domain-containing protein has product MATALQEWTASLARACERAPRGGDLRGVTDAELIDSIGALERMKGAISAAQARAEIAFRDSQVELQRRQGVARALRGRGVADQIGLARRITPKQASDQVALHRVLVESLPRTIGLLERGEISEWAAHEVAKNVVVLHDEDRALIDAELETRLPKLTATRSGQVARARAQELDPVAAVVRAKRAVAGRRASLRPAPDGMSIFRAVLPTKEGVSTFKALTEASKSAKSSGDARNKGQIMADTLVERVTGAATVDEIPVEVNLLMTDTTLLNDDDQTAWMDGHPIPGRLARDIALGVVSTRAGIRTASHWNSPEPSTAATDQASAASSATDLTGPEHEHRDRAGEGPSYADDAESVDRGESSDRAHRVSSAVDQAPQEPTATPSSQEERSRPEGPPGSSGPTSRDLTYAARWIRRLYTDPRTGELVAADPRRRLFRGSIRRFILLRDQRCRTPWCDAAIHDIDHVTRHAEGGETTTRNGIGHCQRFNLVKEIPGWETASEAGGDGAASTLTITTPTGHRYTSTTPALRPPSHPPASNSPASPPSASPPSDDDQPGDALPRAG; this is encoded by the coding sequence ATGGCGACCGCACTGCAGGAGTGGACCGCCTCCCTGGCCAGGGCCTGTGAGCGCGCGCCCCGTGGCGGTGACCTCCGGGGTGTCACCGATGCGGAGCTGATCGACTCCATCGGAGCACTCGAGCGGATGAAGGGGGCGATCAGCGCCGCCCAGGCTCGCGCCGAGATCGCGTTCCGGGACTCGCAGGTCGAGCTGCAGCGGCGCCAGGGTGTCGCGCGCGCACTACGGGGTCGTGGCGTCGCCGACCAGATCGGGCTCGCTCGTCGCATCACTCCGAAGCAGGCTTCCGACCAGGTGGCGCTGCATCGGGTCCTCGTCGAGAGCCTGCCGCGCACCATCGGTCTGCTCGAGCGCGGTGAGATCAGTGAATGGGCGGCGCACGAAGTCGCCAAGAACGTGGTCGTGCTCCATGACGAGGACCGTGCGCTGATCGATGCGGAGCTGGAGACGAGACTCCCGAAGCTCACCGCCACGAGAAGCGGGCAGGTCGCGCGAGCGCGTGCTCAGGAGCTCGACCCCGTCGCCGCGGTGGTCCGGGCCAAGCGCGCGGTGGCCGGTCGTCGCGCCTCGTTGCGGCCGGCACCGGACGGCATGTCGATCTTCCGCGCCGTCCTGCCCACGAAGGAGGGTGTCTCCACCTTCAAGGCTTTGACCGAGGCGTCGAAGTCGGCGAAGAGCTCCGGTGACGCGCGGAACAAGGGACAGATCATGGCCGACACCCTCGTCGAGCGGGTCACCGGAGCCGCGACGGTCGATGAGATCCCGGTCGAGGTCAACCTGCTGATGACGGACACGACGCTGCTGAACGATGACGATCAGACGGCGTGGATGGACGGTCACCCGATCCCTGGCCGGCTCGCCCGCGACATCGCTCTGGGAGTCGTCTCCACCCGCGCAGGCATCCGGACGGCCTCGCACTGGAACTCCCCTGAACCGAGTACCGCTGCCACCGACCAGGCTAGCGCTGCCTCGAGTGCCACCGACCTGACCGGCCCTGAGCACGAGCACCGCGACCGAGCGGGCGAGGGCCCGTCGTACGCTGACGATGCCGAGAGCGTCGACCGCGGTGAGTCCTCAGACCGAGCTCATCGGGTGTCGTCTGCGGTCGACCAAGCTCCGCAGGAGCCGACGGCGACTCCGTCATCGCAGGAAGAACGTTCCCGCCCTGAGGGCCCACCGGGCTCCTCGGGCCCCACGTCACGGGACCTCACGTACGCCGCGCGATGGATCCGGCGCTTGTACACCGATCCTCGCACCGGGGAACTGGTCGCCGCCGACCCGCGCCGGCGCCTGTTCCGAGGCTCGATCCGCCGATTCATCCTGCTGAGGGATCAGCGCTGCCGCACGCCCTGGTGCGACGCGGCCATCCACGACATCGACCACGTCACTCGTCATGCCGAGGGTGGCGAGACGACGACTCGCAACGGGATCGGGCACTGCCAGCGCTTCAACCTGGTCAAGGAGATCCCCGGCTGGGAGACCGCCTCGGAGGCCGGGGGCGACGGAGCCGCGAGCACCCTGACGATCACCACCCCGACCGGGCACCGGTACACCTCGACCACGCCCGCGCTGCGTCCACCCTCGCATCCGCCCGCTTCGAACTCGCCCGCTTCGCCTCCGTCCGCTTCGCCTCCGTCCGATGACGACCAACCCGGCGACGCGCTGCCTCGGGCCGGCTGA
- a CDS encoding sulfatase family protein, translating into MEPTTIPHDSSNAPGAAERSRSSTSTEGAGGARPNIVFILTDDHAAHAISTYSGRLNSTPNLDRIAAQGVRLDSLYCTNSICTPSRATILSGTYSHVNGAATIYSGFDYRVRTFPQVLHECGYRTALFGKWHLGHETRNDPQGFDEWRIYRGQGEYNDPVMYGIDAAGDRVDEAVPGYATDTVTDLALGWLERTQDKDPDAPFCLLLHHKAPHRNWIPHPRHSDLYPLGSIPEPDTLFDDHSTMSRAVRDVRMSIADDLTEDDLKQPLPPELVGEERREARTRRNYQLYMRDYLQTIQAIDDSTGRVLADLESRGLAENTIVVYTSDQGFFLGDHGWFDKRLMFDQSLQMPMMVRWPAQIAPGSVVDELATNVDLAATLLDACGLDPEASLPDQQGRSLLPLLDGTADDATRESWPDAMYYRYWEHEDPSHDAPAHYGIRTETHKLIHYYGDGMGAPGSSDALREPEWEMYDLAADPAELTNIADDPAHAATRANLERRLAQLQTEVGDLPYEGPQTPRPHWGR; encoded by the coding sequence ATGGAGCCGACGACGATCCCGCACGACAGCAGCAATGCCCCCGGAGCCGCCGAGCGATCACGCTCGAGCACCAGCACGGAGGGGGCCGGCGGGGCTCGCCCCAACATCGTCTTCATCCTCACCGATGATCACGCCGCCCACGCGATCAGCACCTACTCGGGCCGGCTCAACTCCACGCCGAACCTCGACCGGATCGCCGCGCAGGGCGTCCGGCTCGACTCGTTGTACTGCACCAACTCGATCTGCACCCCGAGCCGCGCCACGATCCTGTCGGGCACCTACTCGCACGTGAACGGGGCGGCCACGATCTACTCCGGCTTCGACTACCGGGTGCGGACGTTCCCGCAGGTCCTGCACGAGTGCGGATACCGCACCGCGCTGTTCGGCAAGTGGCACCTCGGCCACGAGACGCGCAACGACCCGCAGGGCTTCGACGAGTGGCGGATCTACCGTGGTCAGGGCGAGTACAACGACCCGGTCATGTACGGGATCGACGCCGCCGGAGACCGCGTGGACGAGGCGGTTCCCGGCTACGCGACAGACACCGTCACCGACCTCGCACTGGGCTGGCTCGAGCGCACCCAGGACAAGGACCCCGACGCCCCGTTCTGCCTGCTGCTGCACCACAAGGCCCCCCACCGCAACTGGATCCCCCATCCCCGGCACTCGGATCTGTACCCGCTCGGATCGATCCCCGAGCCGGACACCCTGTTCGACGACCACTCGACCATGAGCCGCGCCGTCCGTGACGTGCGCATGAGCATCGCAGACGACCTCACCGAGGACGATCTCAAGCAGCCGCTGCCGCCCGAGCTCGTGGGCGAGGAGCGCCGCGAGGCGCGCACCCGCCGCAACTACCAGCTGTACATGCGCGACTATCTCCAGACCATCCAGGCGATCGACGACTCCACCGGCCGGGTTCTCGCCGACCTCGAATCACGCGGGCTCGCCGAGAACACGATCGTGGTGTACACCTCCGACCAGGGCTTCTTCCTCGGCGACCACGGCTGGTTCGACAAGCGACTCATGTTCGACCAGTCCCTGCAGATGCCGATGATGGTGCGCTGGCCGGCGCAGATCGCTCCCGGATCCGTCGTCGACGAGCTCGCCACCAACGTCGACCTGGCCGCCACGCTGCTCGATGCCTGCGGCCTCGACCCGGAGGCATCGCTCCCGGACCAGCAGGGACGCAGCCTGCTCCCCTTGCTGGACGGGACGGCGGACGACGCCACCCGCGAGTCCTGGCCCGACGCCATGTACTACCGCTACTGGGAGCACGAGGACCCCTCCCACGATGCGCCGGCCCATTACGGCATCCGCACCGAGACCCACAAGTTGATCCACTACTACGGTGACGGCATGGGGGCACCCGGATCCTCCGACGCACTCCGGGAGCCGGAATGGGAGATGTACGACCTGGCCGCCGACCCTGCCGAGCTCACCAACATCGCAGACGACCCCGCCCATGCCGCGACTCGCGCGAACCTCGAGCGGCGCCTCGCCCAGCTGCAGACCGAGGTGGGGGACCTGCCCTACGAGGGGCCGCAGACGCCGCGCCCGCACTGGGGGCGGTGA